The window GATAAAACCGTACTCAGCCATCCTTGGCCCGCCAATCCCATGCATTACGGCATCAGGCAATTGCTTTCTGAGGCCGGACAACATACGATTAGCCAGCATGTCACCAGAGGTTTCACCGGCGACCATGGCAATGACGGGATTGTTTGACAAGAGCAGTCCAATACAAAAAGTACGCAAACACAGTGAAGCAAAATGGCGTCGATTTAAATCTTATTTGAAGCTGATTTAGAGCTGATTTAGAGCTTATTTAGAGCTTATTTAAAACTCATCTAAAGTTTATTTGGCTACCGCATGACGCTAAAATTAACGCACAATGCCGCGTGTGGTGGTATCAAGAAACTGGCGCATTTGCTGGACGTGCTGCGCTTCGCTGTCAGGCAATCCGGCAATCTCTTGATCCAAAGCGGATTTGGCCTCGTCTAATGTCAAACCTGACTTGTAGATAATTTTGTAGGCTTGGCGCAAAGCAGAGATTTGGGCGCGATCAAATCCACGCCGTTTCAAGCCTTCAATATTGATGCCATGCGCCTGCGCGGGGTTGCCAGACAAAAGCACGAAAGGAGGTACGTCTTGCGTCAGGCTAGTATTCATCCCGACAAAAGCATGCGGGCCGATTTGGGTAAATTGATGTACCGCCGCAAAGCCGCTCAAAATTACCCAGTCACCAATCTGGACATGACCGGCTAATGCCGCATTATTGGAGAAGATCGTACGATTGCCAACCTGGCAATCATGTGCAATATGCACATAGGCTAAAAACCAGTTATCGCTACCAATCCGGGTCAGGCCTTTATCTTGCACAGTACCGCAATTGAAGGTGCAAAATTCACGGACCAAGTTACGATCGCCAATTTCTAAGCGCGTCGCTTCACCAGCATATTTTTTGTCCTGTGCAGGCCCGCCTATGGATGAAAACGGATGGAACTGGTTGTCGCAACCAATGCTTGTGTGGCCATCAATCACCACATGCGATGCAATTTTTGTCCCGGCACCGATCGAGACATTGGGTCCAATAACCGAATACGGACCCACCTCAACCGAGCTGTCCAATGAGGCTTTAGGATCAATCAGTGCTGTTGGATGGATCGCCATGATTTACACCGCCGTAGGAGTGTCAGTGGTTGAGCGTAAGGTACACATTAATTCGCCCTCTACAGCAAGTTGGCCATCAACGGTCGCTTTGGCTTTGTATTTCCAGATACCTCGGGTAATACGCAAAATTTCTACTTCAATTCTTAATTGATCACCTGGTTCTACAGGCCGCTTAAAGCGTGCGCCATCAATGCCTAAAAAATAGACTATCGTGTTTTCATCCGGTTTTTGATCCATCGTCAGGAAAGACAAAATCGCGGCAGTTTGTGCCATTGCTTCTATCATCAAAACGCCGGGCATGACTGGTTTGTTCGGAAAATGTCCATTGAAAAATTCCTCATTTGCTGTCACATTTTTTATCGCTGTAATACGCTTGCCGCTTTCCCAATCCAAAACGCGATCCACTAACAACATAGGATAACGATGCGGAAGATATTGTTTAATTTGATTGATATCGAGAGTGTTCATGATGATTTTTCTGTAAGCAATTTAATGGTTTTTTCTAATTGTCGGATTTTGTCGCGCATGCTGTTTAAATTACGAACAATCGAGGCGGTTTTTTCCCAATCTGCATTTTTTGCTAATGGATAAAAACCTGTATATTGCCCTGGCTCTAAAATGGACCGAGTGACCATGCTCCCCGACGAAATATGCACGTTATCAACGATATTTAAATGCCCTAACACCATGGCGGCACCGCCAAAGGTGCAATGTTTTCCAATTTTGGCACTACCTGCAACCCCGACGCAGCCAGCCATTGCCGTATGCGCTCCGATGTGACAGTTATGCCCAATTTGAATTTGATTATCCAACTTAACGCCCTCTTCTATGATGGTATCTGCGAGTGCACCACGATCAATACTGGTATTCGCACCGATTTCTACGTCATCAC of the Undibacterium sp. 5I1 genome contains:
- the lpxA gene encoding acyl-ACP--UDP-N-acetylglucosamine O-acyltransferase; amino-acid sequence: MMAIHPTALIDPKASLDSSVEVGPYSVIGPNVSIGAGTKIASHVVIDGHTSIGCDNQFHPFSSIGGPAQDKKYAGEATRLEIGDRNLVREFCTFNCGTVQDKGLTRIGSDNWFLAYVHIAHDCQVGNRTIFSNNAALAGHVQIGDWVILSGFAAVHQFTQIGPHAFVGMNTSLTQDVPPFVLLSGNPAQAHGINIEGLKRRGFDRAQISALRQAYKIIYKSGLTLDEAKSALDQEIAGLPDSEAQHVQQMRQFLDTTTRGIVR
- the fabZ gene encoding 3-hydroxyacyl-ACP dehydratase FabZ; protein product: MNTLDINQIKQYLPHRYPMLLVDRVLDWESGKRITAIKNVTANEEFFNGHFPNKPVMPGVLMIEAMAQTAAILSFLTMDQKPDENTIVYFLGIDGARFKRPVEPGDQLRIEVEILRITRGIWKYKAKATVDGQLAVEGELMCTLRSTTDTPTAV